In Flavobacterium luteolum, the DNA window AATTAAATGCGAAATTATTCGTGGCGATTCTAAGATTTCAGTCCGAGATATAGGTAGAAAAAACACTTCATCCAATCATGCATGGAATATCGTTTTGATCGATAAAAAATGGCGCTTAATTGATGTGACTTGGGGACAAGGCTATTATGACAGCAGTAAAGGCAGAATGGTCAACGATTTTAATCCTGCTTATTTTGATACTGATCCCGATTATTTCTTTGCCAAACATTTTCCTGATTCTGGAACTTTTTTAGGTAATAGATTAAGTAAAGATGATTTTCTGAATGGTCCGTTAATTTACAATACAACAGTTGAAAAAGATTATAAAATTAAATCGCCCGACTCTGGAATAATCGAAGCTAGAAATGGTGATAAGATTACTGTAGAAATTAAAAATCTCTCAAAATCCAATCAGGTTTTTTATTTAAATAAAAGAAATCAGCCAGTAAAAGTTCAAAACCCAAAAGAAAAACGAGGAGGATTAGAATTCCAAATTGGCATTGATAACAATATTGGAGATTATATTACTGTTTTTGTTGATGGTAATAGTGTTGTTTCTTTCAAAATAACTTCAAAATAATCGATTAAGAAACCAGCAATTTTCATCTTTTCTGAAATTGGCGTATCTTAGCCAGAATGATCCGAATTTGAACACTATGGAAGCGACTTTTCTGAAATCAATCTTAGATAATGATTTCTATAAATTTACAATGCAGCATGCTGTAATTAAACTTTTTCCAAAAGCAAAAGTTCGTTACGGATTTATAAATCGAGGTAAACATGTCTTCCCAGAAGGATTTGCAGATTTACTTCGAAAATCTGTTGATGCATTATCTGAGCTTCGTTTAACAAAAGAAGAAAAAAGTTATTTAGCCCATTATTGTCCTTATCTTGATCCGACTTATTTAGATTTTCTGCAAGGATATAGTTTTGATCCGTCTGAGGTTGAGATTAGTCAGGAAGGT includes these proteins:
- a CDS encoding transglutaminase domain-containing protein produces the protein MPQKKIALIFFLLNSIFINFGFSQKISEVDKIVAKYPKSFDSTEKLADKIEKDFDSDYDRARAIYSWIAFNIRYDYNAYLNPPRTQGFSYSSEAEKQRKIKQLNDNLIQKAFKSKKAVCEGFTALYQHLASLMGIKCEIIRGDSKISVRDIGRKNTSSNHAWNIVLIDKKWRLIDVTWGQGYYDSSKGRMVNDFNPAYFDTDPDYFFAKHFPDSGTFLGNRLSKDDFLNGPLIYNTTVEKDYKIKSPDSGIIEARNGDKITVEIKNLSKSNQVFYLNKRNQPVKVQNPKEKRGGLEFQIGIDNNIGDYITVFVDGNSVVSFKITSK